In a single window of the Rhineura floridana isolate rRhiFlo1 chromosome 3, rRhiFlo1.hap2, whole genome shotgun sequence genome:
- the ARMC7 gene encoding armadillo repeat-containing protein 7 isoform X1: MEAGLSSEIDWQEIKECTMSQNQKDLLGLGRLEYLQALVTEFQVTESSEAKEQVLANLANFAYDPKNYEYLRQLRVLDLFLDMLTEDNETLVEFALGGLCNLCLDKINKDYILEANGVAAVVSSLSSSNEETVMSAVTTLMYLTTPQSRQQITALPVVECMLRFSLSANRRLQNLATVFLEDYCTPLQIEEARNLTKHTALGIPLPKD, from the exons ATGGAAGCTGGGTTATCCAGTGAAATTGATTGGCAGGAGATTAAGGAATG CACTATGTCCCAAAACCAGAAGGACCTGCTAGGTCTGGGTCGCCTTGAATACCTGCAAGCCCTAGTCACTGAGTTCCAGGTGACCGAGAGCTCTG AAGCCAAGGAGCAGGTGCTGGCCAATCTAGCAAACTTTGCTTACGATCCCAAGAACTATGAATATCTGCGGCAGCTCAGAGTCTTGGACCTGTTCCTGGATATGCTGACAGAGGACAATGAAACCCTTGTAGAATTTGCACTTG GTGGCCTTTGTAACCTCTGCCTGGACAAAATCAACAAAGACTATATCTTGGAGGCAAATGGTGTAGCAGCTGTAGTCAGTTCCCTCTCCAGCTCCAATGAGGAGACCGTGATGTCTGCGGTCACTACTCTAATGTACTTGACCACCCCCCAGTCTCGCCAACAGATCACAGCTCTTCCCGTGGTCGAGTGCATGCTGCGTTTCTCCCTCTCAGCTAACCGGAGGCTACAAAACCTGGCCACTGTCTTCCTTGAAGATTACTGCACTCCTCTTCAGATAGAGGAGGCCAGGAATCTGACTAAGCACACGGCTTTAGGGATCCCGCTGCCAAAGGATTAA
- the ARMC7 gene encoding armadillo repeat-containing protein 7 isoform X2: MSQNQKDLLGLGRLEYLQALVTEFQVTESSEAKEQVLANLANFAYDPKNYEYLRQLRVLDLFLDMLTEDNETLVEFALGGLCNLCLDKINKDYILEANGVAAVVSSLSSSNEETVMSAVTTLMYLTTPQSRQQITALPVVECMLRFSLSANRRLQNLATVFLEDYCTPLQIEEARNLTKHTALGIPLPKD; this comes from the exons ATGTCCCAAAACCAGAAGGACCTGCTAGGTCTGGGTCGCCTTGAATACCTGCAAGCCCTAGTCACTGAGTTCCAGGTGACCGAGAGCTCTG AAGCCAAGGAGCAGGTGCTGGCCAATCTAGCAAACTTTGCTTACGATCCCAAGAACTATGAATATCTGCGGCAGCTCAGAGTCTTGGACCTGTTCCTGGATATGCTGACAGAGGACAATGAAACCCTTGTAGAATTTGCACTTG GTGGCCTTTGTAACCTCTGCCTGGACAAAATCAACAAAGACTATATCTTGGAGGCAAATGGTGTAGCAGCTGTAGTCAGTTCCCTCTCCAGCTCCAATGAGGAGACCGTGATGTCTGCGGTCACTACTCTAATGTACTTGACCACCCCCCAGTCTCGCCAACAGATCACAGCTCTTCCCGTGGTCGAGTGCATGCTGCGTTTCTCCCTCTCAGCTAACCGGAGGCTACAAAACCTGGCCACTGTCTTCCTTGAAGATTACTGCACTCCTCTTCAGATAGAGGAGGCCAGGAATCTGACTAAGCACACGGCTTTAGGGATCCCGCTGCCAAAGGATTAA